The Salvia splendens isolate huo1 chromosome 20, SspV2, whole genome shotgun sequence nucleotide sequence aCTAACTTTGCTAATTCTTCAatacagtgtattaaaaatgtccaACACGCTGGCATTAAAATgtcaaacataaataaaaagttgtatttttcatttatgtACATACTTCTTGTCTCAAtgcaaacataaattaaaaattggaTTTTTCTTGTTTAAGAACCAAGTTTTCTTGTCTATCCACATGAATGTTGAATCTAATTACAGCATACCAACTCAAGTTGCAAAGATAGATTTCAAGGGAATGAGtaattatatcatttttatgCAGAATAACTGAAAATTTTCTATTGAATCATACACTGAATATCAGAGGATACATAGGCATTAAATGGAAATTAGTTGTTTTGTTGCATTTTCTATGTAACTTGCTCTTTATTCTTTTGGTTCTAACATAAATGTGTTTGATCCCTTTTGTATAACCTTGTGTCTTCTGGTTCCTATTGTATATCCACCATCACTGGCATTCGGCCTCGATCAGCAGATGTGTTGAAACACCGGGACATGGATCGCCTCCAAAGCTTCTATACGACCAAGGGACCGAGCACTTCCTCCTCCCTAAACAAGCCTGTCATTGCACTACTTGTGTCAACTGACTCTTCCCGGGATATAAAAAGAGCGAACGTATAAAGAAAAACGCTTACTCTTTCCACGACAGCGGATGAACTAGTCGAGTGGCATCTCCCGGGAGCATAGCTGCTGCAATCACCCGAAGGGCTCCCAAAGCTTGCAAACAAAATGTTGGAGATGTTTTTGCTCGGAGGGCAACGCAGCTGGACTTTAGGCCTCCTCCCCCGTTGCCTCAGATACGAAGCCACTGGAGGCGGATTGGAACCTGAGACGTGCCCGCATACTTTTGTGATCGAGACAGTGTCTACTGACACGCCTAGAGGATCCCCGGCTTCTTCCTCGAATAGTACTAGGAGGTTGTCACTAGGCTTGAGGAAGGATCTTGGTATATTGTACCTGAAAATGTTAAATCATTTAGCAAATGCAATATAATTAATTTGGcctttttgtaatttttgtgACTGATCTTACCATATCTGCGAAGGCAGGCCGTTAGGCTGGTGAAAGGAGATCCAGTAGCGCCCAATGCTTTCACCGTTGATCCATGCTGCGCCTTTCCCCATCGTGCCAAGATTTAGCGCGACGGGATCAGTCCCCTCCGGTGCATCAAATCTTGCCTAACAACAAAATGCGCCATGTATTGAAATGACTAACTAAAACATCAGATTGAATGAATATTCATTCATCATATTTTGATATTAGTATTCTCATTACTCACCTTGTACCATTTAAGTTGCTGTGAATATCGGTTGAATTTGCTCCATTCTGCTTTGCTAGAGCCTTCTTCTGTGTAAAGCTGCAGCTTCTCTCCTACTAATCCAACCTTAAGCAACAATAGTGACACCATTTTAACGAAAGAAAATCGAATTTCAACACGAAAAAAACACCAAGTTTTCTCATGTGTAACACTACCTGATATCCCCATGAAGAAAAGGTCAAGTCTTTGTCTCCAATGCTCACATTTCTCAATCCAGAAGCTCTCTTCTCCATAAATGCCCCTGAATCCTAAGtttcatttcaaatttaaatgaaatgagaGATTGATTTAGGTCTTAATTTTGCTATAAATGTACATAGACAAGTTTAGTATACCGGTAGGCCAATCATAATGCTTAGCAAGGAGATGTTGTTTACACCACTCTTCAAAGAGGCACCACTCTCCAAACTGAAGCTTTGATTCCTATAGATCCCGTGTCCCGAGGCTGAGGCAAATCAGAGCGTTGAACACGTGCATTCTTGGATGAAAAAACGCGATAAATCTATGCCTACTACACTATTATCTCACCGAGAAATTCTCCATTCACAAATGTGCATAACACATGGCCGTTAGAATCCACTGTGATCACAGAGTTCAACTCCTCGGATTGCTCATAGCTATAACGAAAACGGTCATATGTTGGAATTCCACACATTTATCACATTTAACACATTAAGGCAATGacagatagatagatagatatcGAAACTCACCTTGTAGTGTACCATAGATAATCAGATACATCTTTGGTAGTGTTCATCTGCTCGAGGAGTGAGTCTGATCTCAACGAGGTATCGTTGAAAGATGGAATAACTTCATCGAATTCTTGCCATATCTCTGGTGAATTCAGCTTCGCAACGGCCCTCATTGTTCTAGTACTATATTGGCTACTTACCTGTTTTTAGTTAACATAAAATTTTATGATTCTGTCATAAATAGAACATGTTGTGTACAAATGTGATGTACACTTGCCTTGGCCGTGTTGAACGCGACAGTTTTGCAGTCGGGCAAGATGCTAATCGACTTTCGTGGGAGTCTATAGGTTCGGTCTTGAAATCGCACATCAGGATCACTTGCTGCATCTTTGTTCACAAGAAATGCTGCACATTCTCCATTTTCACCATTGTAGACATAGGCCTGTTTCATTAAATTAGTTTTGGTATGTTTCCATTGAAATAATAAAAGCATATGATGAAATTTTCTTGAATATTTTCACCTGTTGCAATGGACCTAAAGAGATATTAGTTTTTGTTCCATAAAGTATTGTTTGTGAACACAGCTTCACTGCTGCATGAAACTCTTTTAAATGACCCCATTTTGGCTGTCTGATTAAACCTGTaattttagaagaaaaaaattacaaaaattggTATCAAGATTTTGTACATATTTTTGCATGATATATTAATTACCATATTCATCCAATGGAGCTTGGTCATAGTAACTAGTTATCATAAACGCGGATGCATTTCTTCCGAAATTGGTTCCTCCGTGATACTAAATTCGAccaaaaaagtgaaatgagagaTGTAATAACGAAAACCGGGTTTGGATTCGGAATGGTTTATAATGTAGACAGTGTTTGTTTACCATGTAATAGTTTATGTAGCTTCCAGTCTTGTTGACTATGAATAGAGCAGCATGGTATGCAATGTCTTGAGCTGGTCTGAGTTTGGTGGTGTTGCCATAATTGTCATAGCTTCACATGTACATAGAGACATAAAAGAAATTAGATTgttacattttaaaattttggaaaataaaaatgtaattttctTACAAATGGGTCCAGTCTTCTGTCCACATTGCTGGCTTATTTGGTGAATTTGGTCCAACAAATGTCTCTCCACACATCATCCCATTGCAAGAATTAATCTACAGACATGAACACCAAATTTAGATTCTTTTTAGTTGTGGGCCATGGTGGCCCAATGTAAAGACATTAGTGGACCTGTAAGCCCACTAAGGCCGACGGAGGAGAAATTTGTGGTGGGCTTTACCACTGGATCGGGAGCGTCGTCTTGCTTGCACATAACCCAAGGCACGCCGGTGTTGAGGCCCACAGCCATCGCAGCGGCCCAACGAACATACGACGGCCCACCATCACCAAAAGCTTTTTCCACATTTTGATATTCATTTTCGAtctgaattattttattttgggtattgaattattaattgtcaattgcaaaaatatatttgagaatttgaaatataatattTCTAACCTGGGAAATAATGATGGGTCCTCCTTGAGAAGCATATAAATTCTCCGATTTCAACATGTTCACTATTTTTGTAGTGAAATTTTGCATGTAAAACTACCACCAAAATCGACCAAATGTACCAAATTTTAGGAATATAGAATatgttaaaatgaaaaaaatataattgtataTTTTGATCTAGAAATAAATATTGGTACCTTAAATGGTTCGTTATCGGATCGGAATTGTACGTTGGGTATGTCATGAAGCCAAAAGGGCAATCCTCTGaatcaacaaaaaaacatttataaatatgattaatatcaaaggaaaatatttaataattggtttgagaaaatattaaattttataaaatggcaataataataagaataaaAGGTTTAATTAATTTACCCATAAGACCATTCACCCTGGATAAATGGCCCAATCCGAAGGCAAACATATAAGCCTTGAGAATGTACTTCCTTTATAAAACTCATCAAATCACGTCTTCCACTGAAATCATACTGAAATTTCATTGAAAAAATACATCAATATTTATTGCCACGTTTATTGGAAATGAAAGGaagaattttatttaattcggtGGAAATTGTGTTGACAAATAGTAACAAGATGTACGATATACCCGTCCTGGTTGGGGCTCGTGAAGGTTCCAGAAAACGTAAGTGTCGATGGCGTCTAGTCCCCCGCTTTTGGCTTTGGATATTAGTGATGGCCACATCTGTATAATTAATTAGTTGGTAAACCAACACTACATTCTTGTGGCTTTTCCAACTTAATCACAGAATTAACACAACGTTTCACCAAACTCCCATGATTAAgggaaaatgaaataaagtagtagttcaTGATAGTGACACTGCCGGTTCAAAAATAGGTAATTTTGTTCCAGAAAAATGGAACCGAACCGGCCAACAAGAAATTTCTCAATTATGATTTTGAACCGAAATCGGTGTTCTCATCAGTTTTACCCGATTTCCCATGAATTTTCTGGATTTTCGACGATTTTTCTAATTTTCGGATGCGATTAATAACCAATTTACTATTGATaatgtttttaaaaaaagggatatataaataaataaaccacCAACTTAagattcaaaaaaataaataaaccacCAACTGATACCGTTCAAAGCATATtacaattcaaaaataaaaaatatcgaTCCATTTTAACCCTACTATGTCTAGTAGTTCACGAGTTGGTATCTGTTACTTTTGGAATTAATCACCTTATTCATTTTCACTTCACGTGATTGCTTAGTGTATTTGAATTCAAGAAGAAACAAGCTTTTGTGGGCTATACCACTTTTGCTCCCTACATTTTGTAATTCAAATGTGCACACACAAGAAATCCACCCAAACTAAAATTCCcccccaaaaaaataaaaaatattcatatgGAATGCAATTTTCATTTCTATTATATTT carries:
- the LOC121782954 gene encoding beta-galactosidase 16-like isoform X1, translated to MRMWVWLFGAVVAAAAVGGACGGAVTYDGRSLIIDGHRKLIFSGSIHYPRSTPDMWPSLISKAKSGGLDAIDTYVFWNLHEPQPGRYDFSGRRDLMSFIKEVHSQGLYVCLRIGPFIQGEWSYGGLPFWLHDIPNVQFRSDNEPFKFYMQNFTTKIVNMLKSENLYASQGGPIIISQIENEYQNVEKAFGDGGPSYVRWAAAMAVGLNTGVPWVMCKQDDAPDPVINSCNGMMCGETFVGPNSPNKPAMWTEDWTHFYDNYGNTTKLRPAQDIAYHAALFIVNKTGSYINYYMYHGGTNFGRNASAFMITSYYDQAPLDEYGLIRQPKWGHLKEFHAAVKLCSQTILYGTKTNISLGPLQQAYVYNGENGECAAFLVNKDAASDPDVRFQDRTYRLPRKSISILPDCKTVAFNTAKVSSQYSTRTMRAVAKLNSPEIWQEFDEVIPSFNDTSLRSDSLLEQMNTTKDVSDYLWYTTSYEQSEELNSVITVDSNGHVLCTFVNGEFLASGHGIYRNQSFSLESGASLKSGVNNISLLSIMIGLPDSGAFMEKRASGLRNVSIGDKDLTFSSWGYQVGLVGEKLQLYTEEGSSKAEWSKFNRYSQQLKWYKARFDAPEGTDPVALNLGTMGKGAAWINGESIGRYWISFHQPNGLPSQIWYNIPRSFLKPSDNLLVLFEEEAGDPLGVSVDTVSITKVCGHVSGSNPPPVASYLRQRGRRPKVQLRCPPSKNISNILFASFGSPSGDCSSYAPGRCHSTSSSAVVERACLGRRKCSVPWSYRSFGGDPCPGVSTHLLIEAECQ
- the LOC121782954 gene encoding beta-galactosidase 16-like isoform X2, which translates into the protein MRMWVWLFGAVVAAAAVGGACGGAVTYDGRSLIIDGHRKLIFSGSIHYPRSTPDMWPSLISKAKSGGLDAIDTYVFWNLHEPQPGRYDFSGRRDLMSFIKEVHSQGLYVCLRIGPFIQGEWSYGGLPFWLHDIPNVQFRSDNEPFKFYMQNFTTKIVNMLKSENLYASQGGPIIISQINSCNGMMCGETFVGPNSPNKPAMWTEDWTHFYDNYGNTTKLRPAQDIAYHAALFIVNKTGSYINYYMYHGGTNFGRNASAFMITSYYDQAPLDEYGLIRQPKWGHLKEFHAAVKLCSQTILYGTKTNISLGPLQQAYVYNGENGECAAFLVNKDAASDPDVRFQDRTYRLPRKSISILPDCKTVAFNTAKVSSQYSTRTMRAVAKLNSPEIWQEFDEVIPSFNDTSLRSDSLLEQMNTTKDVSDYLWYTTSYEQSEELNSVITVDSNGHVLCTFVNGEFLASGHGIYRNQSFSLESGASLKSGVNNISLLSIMIGLPDSGAFMEKRASGLRNVSIGDKDLTFSSWGYQVGLVGEKLQLYTEEGSSKAEWSKFNRYSQQLKWYKARFDAPEGTDPVALNLGTMGKGAAWINGESIGRYWISFHQPNGLPSQIWYNIPRSFLKPSDNLLVLFEEEAGDPLGVSVDTVSITKVCGHVSGSNPPPVASYLRQRGRRPKVQLRCPPSKNISNILFASFGSPSGDCSSYAPGRCHSTSSSAVVERACLGRRKCSVPWSYRSFGGDPCPGVSTHLLIEAECQ